From one Saccharomyces cerevisiae S288C chromosome XVI, complete sequence genomic stretch:
- a CDS encoding glyoxylate reductase (Glyoxylate reductase; acts on glyoxylate and hydroxypyruvate substrates; YPL113C is not an essential gene): MITSIDIADVTYSAKPRILVPYKTQWEVASHLPEYRKLAERVEFYKYEMSTKDDFVKFLETHRINGFWLTEEFFTVLGNPSSYIEFFPASLKVILVPWVGCDFIDGKLLRSKGITLCNIGPHAADHVTELAIFLAISCFRMTSFWEYCFKYVENGNVEQCKKYISSDSYEIVTDSYHGQEMKFPSRTDKCKPNKDRKVVHLAEKYTVGGKKMESPMNKKVLILGFGSIGQNIGSNLHKVFNMSIEYYKRTGPVQKSLLDYNAKYHSDLDDPNTWKNADLIILALPSTASTNNIINRKSLAWCKDGVRIVNVGRGTCIDEDVLLDALESGKVASCGLDVFKNEETRVKQELLRRWDVTALPHIGSTVADMVIKQTLITLENVQDIFVEGGDGKYVLN; encoded by the coding sequence ATGATTACTTCAATTGACATAGCAGATGTAACTTATTCTGCCAAACCAAGAATTTTGGTGCCTTATAAAACCCAATGGGAAGTCGCCAGTCATCTTCCTGAATATCGCAAACTGGCAGAAAGGGTAgaattctataaatatgAGATGTCCACAAAGGATGATTTtgttaaatttttggaaactCATAGAATAAACGGCTTTTGGCTCACTGAGGAGTTTTTCACTGTGTTAGGAAACCCTTCGAGTTATATTGAATTCTTCCCCGCATCTTTAAAAGTAATCCTTGTACCATGGGTCGGCTGTGACTTTATTGACGGTAAGTTATTAAGATCGAAAGGTATCACTTTATGCAACATTGGACCACATGCTGCTGACCATGTCACAGAATTGGCTATTTTCCTAGCAATTAGCTGCTTTAGAATGACTTCATTTTGGGAATATTGTTTTAAATACGTGGAAAATGGTAATGTTGAACAGTGTAAGAAATATATCTCTAGTGACTCGTATGAAATTGTTACAGATAGTTACCACGGTCaggaaatgaaatttcCCTCTCGAACAGACAAATGCAAGCCTAACAAGGATAGGAAAGTGGTACATTTAGCAGAAAAGTACACGGTTGGcgggaaaaaaatggaatctccaatgaataaaaaagttCTAATATTGGGGTTTGGCTCCATCGGACAAAATATAGGGTCTAACTTGCACAAAGTGTTCAACATGAGCATTGAATACTACAAAAGGACCGGTCCCGTCCAAAAGAGTCTACTTGATTACAACGCTAAGTACCATTCTGATCTAGATGATCCAAATACTTGGAAGAATGCGGATTTGATCATTTTGGCCTTGCCCAGTACGGCCTCTACAAACAATATTATCAATCGTAAAAGTTTGGCCTGGTGTAAAGATGGTGTCAGGATAGTTAACGTTGGGAGAGGCACATGcatagatgaagatgtgCTACTAGACGCTCTTGAATCTGGAAAAGTGGCAAGCTGTGGTCTCGATGTGTTTAAAAATGAGGAAACACGCGTTAAGCAAGAGTTACTTCGCAGATGGGATGTTACAGCTTTGCCACATATCGGCAGCACAGTTGCCGACATGGTCATAAAGCAGACACTCATCACACTCGAGAATGTGCAGGACATATTTGTCGAGGGAGGTGATGGTAAGTATGTGCTCAACTGA
- the PEX25 gene encoding Pex25p (Peripheral peroxisomal membrane peroxin; required for the regulation of peroxisome size and maintenance, recruits GTPase Rho1p to peroxisomes, induced by oleate, interacts with Pex27p; PEX25 has a paralog, PEX27, that arose from the whole genome duplication) encodes MSQFGTTDIVSGSETPPYSGASYQDAQDDNTHPHSSDAGAEKFSAGSGSESHTESSRSDDEDSQAKTKMVDNITILKYILDSLSGRDKLAKIIKYALDILKLFIEKSKRNLTVLDPSVLTYYTKILKNLTVKVALRHPITVIKVLLLSLLRNFDKKIDFISQQLSTFRYILRFGGTPFRVCSFLGKFNKTRKCNFQIDQIKKIWFNEASLREFLDLYYGIFDELDLLYKLKIWTNKSFYSFVSRQESLAWQYDILLSLKDHWLNLQSLQKRQLELEVQLKVQNNALLLSPILMHQAHKDDGSQSPIRKQLLNDLNVNNDAEVLIHKQLKAIKDEKTLVYLDIARLSFDCMANTSDILNLKTPKGTYAVLSLGSGLTGLVKLWITTKRSLCSSKD; translated from the coding sequence ATGAGTCAGTTTGGCACGACAGATATCGTTTCCGGTTCAGAAACACCACCTTATTCTGGGGCAAGTTACCAGGACGCCCAGGATGACAATACCCATCCACATTCATCAGACGCCGGTGCAGAGAAGTTCAGTGCAGGCAGTGGAAGCGAGTCGCATACTGAATCCTCGAGAAGTGATGATGAGGATTCTCAAGCAAAAACAAAGATGGTGGATAATATTACCATcttaaaatatatattgGATTCTCTATCTGGTAGAGACAAATTAGccaaaattatcaaatacGCTCTGGATATATTAAAACTGTTTATCGAAAAGTCTAAGCGAAATTTAACTGTTTTGGACCCTTCCGTATTAACGTACTATAccaagattttgaaaaatctgaCTGTAAAAGTCGCACTAAGGCATCCAATCACGGTAATTAAAGTACTTCTCCTGTCtcttttgagaaattttgacaagaaaattgatttTATCAGTCAACAATTAAGTACTTTTAGATATATTTTAAGGTTTGGCGGCACACCATTCCGAGTGTGCAGTTTCTTGgggaaattcaataaaaccAGAAAGTGCAACTTTCAAATTGACcaaattaagaaaatatgGTTTAATGAAGCTTCATTGAGAGAATTTTTGGACTTGTATTATGGTATCTTTGATGAATTAGACTTGCTAtacaaattgaaaatatggaCAAATAAATCATTCTATTCCTTTGTCAGTAGACAAGAGTCTCTTGCATGGCAATACGACATTCTTTTAAGCTTGAAGGACCATTGGCTCAACCTGCAAAGCTTACAGAAGAGACAATTAGAATTGGAAGTGCAACTAAAAGTTCAAAATAACGCGTTACTACTCTCACCCATACTGATGCATCAGGCCCATAAAGACGATGGCTCACAATCGCCAATTAGGAAACAGTTGTTAAATGACCTAAATGTTAATAACGACGCAGAGGTGTTAATACACAAACAACTAAAGGCCATCAAGGATGAAAAGACACTTGTTTATTTAGATATTGCAAGATTATCGTTTGATTGCATGGCTAATACATCAGATATTCTAAATTTAAAAACTCCAAAGGGAACGTATGCCGTTCTGTCCCTGGGATCCGGCTTAACTGGACTGGTTAAACTTTGGATAACAACAAAGAGGTCACTTTGCTCTTCAAAAGATtga